CAAATCGTGATGAAGCAAGATACCTCCAGCCTATTGTACACATATAAGATGGGCAATGATTCGCTGACGATGAAGTCCAACGACAACGGACTTGCCCTGATGCTAAGCGGTCATAAGGTTGCAAAGTTGCCGATTACACCGGAAACCGATGTCATGCCTGAAGGCATGCGCTAGTGGCGACATTTGCTTCATTCGTTTCTCCTGCCTCCCAGCCACAAGTTTGGCTTCGGGATCTTGCAATTGGTTTCATTGGCCTTTGCACCCCTGTTGTTGGGGGGATGTGAGGAATCCAAGCCAGATGAAAAACGCAATGCTTCCGTCATTGGTTATGAATTCTATTCCAGTCTGGATTCCACAGAATCCGATTCGATAGATGCTGTTGCAGCAAGTGGATTGGATTTATTCAGCAGGTTATCTGGAGAAAGCCAGGTTTTTGCAGCTTGGGAGGAATGGCCTGAGATATCCATTCAGTCAAAAATATGCGATCAACTTTCCGCCACACCGACAGCGCAACTTTTTGTATTGTTGGATCCCGAAGCCTATGCGATCGCAGATGATCTGCACTCCAAAGAATTCCCCTTCCAAAACCACCCGCAGGTGCAATTGGAAAATAAAAGCAATCCGAATGCAGGCCTTCTCAGCCCCAAAAGCCGAGCCGCTGCGCTGCTCCTGAATTTGATCCTAGCAACGAATCTACGTCCGCAAGCAGCTGACGATGGCCGATTTACGATATATTCCAGCGCTACATCGCTTGCCAGGCCTACCAATTCCACTATCTCAGAGGCCATTCGCATCTACGGTGACAGCAGTTTATACGGCAGGTGCTTGGCCTATTGGGAAGCCTTGCGCGACAACCGTACCGAATTCGGGTTTGTGACGAGCCATACCTACAGCAATCTTCACGACCATCAAACATGGTTTTTCCCCGATCAGCTTGCCACGGTTCCCGAAAATTCCATGCGGATATTATCCGCTTTGGAGACGGGAATTGCACAAACGCATCAACCTGCAAAAGTGAGACTCGTCGTTTCAGGTGCGGATATTTGTCATGCCCCGTTCTTCGAAAGTCTGGCCAAACTCGCTGTGGAGCAAGAAATCGACCTCAAAATTGTGATTGCGGATACAGAAACGGTGGCAATCGATGCAGTGCATAGCTTGAGTGCATTGGATGACGGTAACCTTCGAATTCTGGCTGCAAAGGATTCGCTACAACGCCATCAACTGTCTTCGCGCATATTGCTGATCGACGGTCCTTATTCCCTGAATGAAGGCGAGCCATCCACACGAAGGAGATTGACCTTTTTCTTCAGCGACGATTTTAATTTGACTTCCCAGCGCCAGAACAGCAGCATTTGGATTCGAATTGCAGACAAACGCGTGTTTTTGGAGGCTGAAAAACACTGGGAACGTATTTGGGCGCTTTCCGAAAACAAGCCATTGACCCAAGCCATTCATTTTGGGAGGCAGCGTCGCTGTACTATTCCCTAAGGATTTACTCGTACACAATGGTGCGGTAGATAAACCGTTCACTTTCATTGTGCAAGCGGTCCACAGAGGTCACTGCGTAGGTATAGGTTTGTCCCGCTTTGGCGGTCAGATCGAGAAAATGGCGTTCCCTGCTTAAGGAAAGGATGTTGCGGGGATCATTCAGGTCATTGACTTGGCCCTCTTCAAAGCGATAAACGACATAATAGGTAGGCAAATCAAGATCCTGAGCAGGTTCGGGAGCCTCCCAAGCGAGATAAAGGCCGTCGGTTTGTGGGTAGACTTTCAAGTCGATCGGACGATTGGGGGGAATGCTGTCGATCCAAGGCATCGAAGGGACAAGCGCAGGGTGATTGTACATTTCATACCGCATGGAGTTGCCGATCCCGCCGGCATTGTCCATGATCGTCGAGCAACGAAACCATGCACTGCCGCAGACCTGATCTTGGGACCGGCACAGCTCGACTTGGTTCACAAATTCGGAAGCCTTGGCCCAACTGGGTTTGGTTTCACTTTGCAGCAGGTAGATGGCGTGACCGATATAAATGTGCCGATCGGAACTTTGCTTGTCCCACCATTCAAGCAAAACATCAAATGCAGCGCGATCACTTCCGATTTTCCAATAAAGCTGCGGCACCATATAGTCCACCCAGCCGTATTTCAGCCATTTTCGCGTGTCGGCATACAACTCGTCATAAGCGCTCAAGGCACGTATCGTTCCACTTCCACGCAGGTCCTCGTCATCGTTTCGCCATACGCCAAACGGGCTGATCCCGAATTTTACCGTCGGGCTGTTCAAAAAGATGCTATCGGCCAATTCCTCTACGAATGCGTCCACGTTGTGCCGTCTCCAAGCCTTGATGTCGTTGAATCCATTTCCGAATGTCCTGAAACTACGGCTGTCTGGAATCGGCTGACCGGCAATGGGATACGGATAAAAATAATCGTCAAGATGGATGCCGTCAATGTCGTAATTCCGCACAACCTCCATGATTACCCGCACAAGGAAGTGTCTCGCCTCCGGCACGCCGGGGTCGAAATACTTGGAGATTCCATAGTTGAAAAACCAATCGGGCCGGGAATTGATCAGATTGTCTTTTGCGACGGAACTCAGGTTGATGTGCGAAAGGGCGCGGAATGGATTGAACCAAGCGTGGAATTCCATGTTGCGCTCATGGCATTCCTCGACCATGAATTGGAGCGGGTCATAAAAGGGCGACGGTGGCATGCCCTGCCTGCCAGAAATATACTGCGACCAAGGAGCGATTTTACTCGGGTAAAATGCATCCCCTGCCGGCCGGACCTGTACAAAAACAGCATTCATCCCGGCAGACTCGAGATTGTTCAGGATTTTAACGAATTCATTTTTCTGGAGATCACTGTGCATATTGGCCCGCGATGGCCAATCCAAGTTTGCCAATGTGCAGATCCAAGCCCCGCGAAACTCGCGCTTGGGTGGCATCGTTGACTGACCGAAAACCGTCACAGCCACCGACAACCCCAAAAGTCCTAACAGAATTTTCCTCCAGCGCATCTGCATCAAGGCAAAGGTACAAAATCCGATCCTAGCAGAATGTAAATCTGAGGAGTGACAGGCAGTAAAATTCGGTGAAATCCAAATTCCGGAAAAAGAAACGGGCCAAGTCCCGAAGGATTTGGCCCGTTCTCAGAATTCAATCGCCGAACTTATTTGCCGACGACGATCTTTTTGGTGCTGATTTCAGCTCCTGCCTTCAACTCTACAGAATAAACTCCACTTGCGACATTGCCGAGGTTCACCTCTACCCTGCCTGAAGTCGCTTGCGTGACCATTTTTTCCCAGATTTTCTGACCGAGCTTATTGTACACCGTCACCGTCAAGTCTTCAGCGGCATCCAATTCGAAAGCGACGAAGAAGACTCCCTGACTTGGATTCGGATAGATTTCCATACCCATTGCTGAACCTGCTTCGACGGCAACCAAAGTTGCGACCGTCGCGGTCACGACTGTCGTACAGCCGTTTGCATCCGTCACTGTGCAGGTATAGGTGCCTCCGGCAAGTCCAGTGGCCGTTTGACCCGTCTGACCGTTACTCCAGAGGTAGGTATAGGGCGCAGTTCCTCCGTTTGGCGTTGCCGTTGCGCTGCCATCCAAGGCACCCGAATTGCTTTCATCGATGACGGTGGACGTTGCCGAAAGTGCAGATGCAGGCTCGGTAATCGTGATCGTCGCCGTTTGGGTGCAGTTCGATGCGTCGGTTACCGTGACCGTGTAGGTACCGGCGGCAAGGTTGGATGCGGTTGCTGTCGTCTGACCATCGCTCCAAAGGTAAGTATAAGGCGCGGTGCCGCCTGTTGGATTAGCGACCGCGCTACCCGTGCTTGTGCCAAAGCAATTCACATTCACCTGACTCCCGATCGCCACCGATGGTGCCGAACTTGCATTGATCGTGACAACGGCAGTTCCCGTGCAGCCTGCCTGATCGGTCACTGTTACTGTGTAATTGCCGGCGGCCAATCCATTTGCCTGCGCCGTAGTTTGACCATCGCTCCAGAGGTAGGTGTAGGCACCCGAGCCACCTTGCGCAACGGCAGATGCGACCCCGTTGGACAATCCGCAACTAGTCGAGGTAAAATTGAAGATGTTTGCGGTCACGGCTGTGGAAGCCCCAATGGTAACTGCACTTGTTCCGGTACATCCCACACCGTCTGTGACGGTGACCGTATAACTGCCTGCACCCAACCCGGAAATGTTCTGAGTGGTGGCACCATTGCTCCAGAGATAGGTGAAGTTTCCGTTTCCGCCTGCTCCAATGGCACCCGCAGAACCGTCATTCTGCCCGCACGTGGTTGGAGAGAACGTAGGAACACTTGCAAACACTGCATTTGAGGCATTGATCACCAAGGTAGCCGTAGCTGTACAGGTACTGACGTCGGTCACGGTCACCGTATATGTGCCTGCTGCAAGTCCAGAAACCGATTGTGTGGTAGCGCCATTGCTCCACAAATAGGTGTAGCTCGTACCGCCCGTTGGCGAGGCCGTGCCAGAACCATTCGACAGGCCACAACTCGATTGCTGCACCTGTGTCACCGAAGCGGTGACGTTGCCTAAGCTTGCAACGGTTACCGTTCCGACTGCAAAACAGTTCGGGCTTCCACTTGTGACCGTAACGGTATAGGATCCGGCGGCTACCCCTGTGATCGTTTGCGTGGTAGCACCATTGCTCCACAAATAGGTATATCCTCCAGGACCACCGGTTGCTGCGACCGTGGCGGTTCCATTGCTCTGACCGCAGGATGCAGGCGTATTGCTCGTAGCATTTGCAGAAACACCCGTAGATGCGGCCACCACTGCAGTTGCGGTTGTGGTGCAATTCCGTGTATCTGTCACGGTCACCGTATAGGTTCCTGCAGCCACATTCGAAATTCCCTGGGTTGTCGCTCCGTTGCTCCAAAGATAGGTGTAGCCTGCAGTTCCGCCGGTTGCACTAGCAGTCGCGGAACCATTTGCCAAACCACAAGATGTCGCAGTTGGTGTTGTGGAAGCCGCCAAAACAGCAGCAGGCTGCGTAATGGTCACCGTTGTGGTGGCCAAACAGCCCCAAGCATCTGTCACCGTACAGGTATATGCGCCTGCGACAAGGCCCGTAATGGATGCCGTTGTAGCGCCATTGCTCCACAAGTAAGTGTAGGGTCCGCCGCCGCCAGTCGGAGCTGCGGTTGCCGTACCGTTGTTTCCATTGCGGCAACTTACAGGCGTATTGTTCGGAACACTTGCCGTCATCGTGCAAGCATTGTCAGCGCAGATGTTGAGCGTCCACGCGGTCAATGTACCGCCATCTTGATCAAACAAATCCTCGATGCGCAGTTTCCACCAGCCTGTCGGCACGGTTCCATTAAACGTGGCAAGATTTCCGCTTGGATGATACGTCAAGCCGCCAGTGATCGGACACGCAATCGTATTATAGGCGGGACCTGCATCGTCAAATTTGATGTTGAAGTTGTCATTATCGGTACACAGGCCATTGAACAAGACGATGTTGGCACCGTTGGACCGATCAGGGTCATACGAAGGTCACTGACCCAAGTATGCGTTCCAACGAGGTTGGTCACGTTGACGTCCGTGACCGTGCCACCGACACCCACATAGATACTGTCGGTAATGATTGGCGTTCCAGTGGAAGAAATCGTTCTTGGAACCGTCGTGCTGATCGGTGAAAAGCATGTCACGTTGTTGGTTGTGAAATTTCGGGTGGTCGAATAGGCACCGTTGCCACAACCATTGCTTCCTCTCACTCTCCAATAATACAAGGTGGTGCTGTTCAAAGGTGGGGCTGGGACATAGCTCGCTGTAAGCAAACCTGTTGCAGTCCGCACGATGTTGGTAAAACCCGCATCCGTCGCGATATCTATGCTGTAGGTAGCACCTGTTTGTGCGGTCCAAGTCATCGTCGGTGCCGTACTCACACCGGTCGCGCCGTTGGCAGGGGAAGTCAGCACGATTGCTGTCGGTGCTGCACTTGTAACTGTCAGGGTTACTGTTGTCGAATGGATACCTGACGTAGCATTTCCTGAAACGGTGATCGTATATGTGCCGGGTGCAATCGCGCCGGTTCCCGAAATGGTCATCGTGGTATTGTTTCCAGGTGTGACCGGATTGGGGCTGAATGTTGCTGTACCGCCGACAGGGACGCCTGTTGCCGACATGGTGACAGCACCCGTGTATCCGCCAAGGCTTTGCACACTGATGCTGTAGACTGCATTGGCAGGCGCGCAGATCGATTGTGTCGTCGTCAATGCCAGCAATGAATAGTCTTGGGTTGGTGCCGTAATTGTGAAGTTGACATCGCTGATGTCAAAAAAGATATTGTTGGCAGCCTTGACCATGACCCTTGCAGTGGTCGTTGGGTTGTTAGGCACAGTCACCGTGAAGGTTCCGGTGTTGGCGACGTTGGTAGCCAACGTGATCGGATAAGTGAGTCCACCATCGGTAGACAAGTAAATGTTCACATTGGCGCAAGAAATGGGAGCAGCGGTGGTGTTGGCCACGTTCCAAGTGACATTCTGTGAAGATGTTGCAGGCCAGGTCACTGCGGTATTCGGAGCAGTGACCACAAATGGTCCCGCTGTACTGAGGACGCGCACGGTCATGGTGTCATTGTCGCCACAGCCACCGCCAGGGTGGTTGTCACGCACGTAACAACCGAACCGCATGTTGCGGGTGACACTTGGCAACACTTCCCAAATGGAAACCGTTCCTGCGGCCAAATCGCTCAAGCGAGGAAAATAACGACTGCCACTTGTCACAGCCGGACGTGACCTGAACTGTGGACCTCCCGTGTTTGTCGCCACCGGAGGTTGTGTGTTGGTAGCATTGTCATACTGCTCCCAGCAATATGTGATCGGATCGTTATCGGCATCAGTAGCAGATGCAGTGAGCACAAAAGGGGTACTGCGGGGAATCGTGAAATTGCTGAGCGTGGTCAATACGGGTTGGTTGTTGGTCAATCCCGGATTGACATCGCAGCTCGCTCCACCCGCCAATAAAAAGGCATAGATTTCTCTCAAACTCACAAAATGGAAGTAATCGTCGCTGTTGTTGGCGACGTTGTGCGTTCCGCATATGCCGGCGTAAGCCATGATGGTGGTCCCGGATCCGGTTTCCATCGCGGTGTTATTGTTTTGATTGCCGTTACATGCATCCTGATTCGAATTAAAGGTGTGGTTACCACCAAATTGATGCCCCATTTCGTGGGCGACGTAGTCGATGTCAAATGGGTCGCCGACCGGTGCGCCGGAACCGGTCACACCACGCGCCTTGTTGGTGGAGCTACAAACAACGCCCAATCCTGCCAATCCACCGGAGTTGGTTCCAAAAACGTGACCAATGTCGTAATTGGCTGAACCGATCACGGTCGTGGTATTGTTCTGATTTTGGGTAATCATCGTGCCTGGATTGCCATTGGTAAATGGATCCGTGGCTGAATTGGTGTAAACGATCAGGTTGTTGTTGGCAATGATATTGAGACGCACCGCGAATTCACGTTCGTAAACGCCATTGACACGGTTCATCGTCGTCACCTGTGCCGCTTGGGCCAAAGCCAGCGTTCCTCCATGGAATGCGGTGTATTCGCCAGTAGCTGAAAGCGCCAAGCGATAGGTGCGTTTGATGCAGTCACCAAAAAGACGAAGGTTGTTTCCTCCTTGTGGCTCCACTTCCTCCGCAGGGTTTCCCACAAAGTCACAAGTCATCACTTTGGAGGTTGCAAAATCCTTGCGCAAGTAAGAGATGTACAACTGCGTGTCTCCCATTGCATACGGATCAATGTAAACAGCGCTTTTCCCGGTGCGCAAAACCATCGCATGAAACCCTTGAGGCGTAGCATCCAACCGGATATAGGCCGTTGGGTCTTCAATTCCTTGACCAGCGTAGGTCCTGATTTCAGGAAACATGGCTGCAAGCGGGGCTTCCATGATCGGCGAATACACGATCCGGAAATGTTCAAATCCGCCTTCAGGCATTGGCAAACTCAAAATGTGCATCGATGAGCCGATCGCAACCGCATTTTCATGGGGTGCTGTCGCCAAAAAGGATTTCATTCCTGCAAAATCCAAACTCATCGGTCGGTACTTGTTTGGGAAAATGTACCGGGTACCGGTGGTTTGCATTCCCTTGGCGCCATGGTCGGTCCATAGACCCTCGGCACTCATGTTCCCACCGAACTGTTGGGCATTGCCATTGCCCCAAAAGGCAAGCGTCATAAGCCCTGTAAAAAGCGAATAGATTAACAATTTCCTCATACCTATTGCAGATTGATTCAACTACCAAACAGATTTTCTCGAGTTAAAGGTACGAATTCCGCCTGATGGATTTTGCCAACTGCCGACAAATCCTGCATTGAATTCGACAAAAAAAAAGGCTTTGAATGTAAAAGTGATGCGGATTCGAAGAAAAGGAAAAGCAAAAAGCTTGATTTCCATTTGGAACCAAGCTTTTTGCGTTTTCAAAATGTGTAATGATCAGGAGTTCCCGCCATCATCCGGGTTATCCGATGTATTCTCCTCCCCTTCAGGACTATCCACATTCTCGCCTTCGGTTTCATCAGCTTCCGCATCAGTCGATTCGTCCTCTACAGGAGGCTCCTCTGATGGGGAATTCGCTTCATTTTTGGGCGAAGACTTCGGTGCGGGAGCCGTCGTTGGCGGCACCGGATCAGGCGCTGGCGTTGGCTGCGGCTCCTGTTTACCAAAGCGCAACCTCAGGAGGCTTTGAAGCTGCTTGTACCAATAAGTCGAACCCAGGGACACTGCCCCCACCGTAAGAATCAAGCCAATGACCTTCATTAACCACCATGAAAACCCGCTACTTTTGGAATCCCAACCCGGACTCCCCGGCAGGATTTCACTCGACCAGCCGATTGGCAATACTTTCGTAGCGTTGATATCCTTATACAAGGTATCCAACGTGGTTTTGATCGAAATCAAGTCGTTGAGTGTTTGCAAAGAATCGGCCGAGGCGACTGTCTTGGTGGAAACAACAATCGAGTCCCCATTCAACCCCTGAAGCGTATCCGTGGTTTGAACCGTGGTCACCGGTGCTGGAACTGCCGGCGCACTCATCCTTGACTCCAGCGAATTGGAATATCCTTGTGCCGCCTGCACCGTTGCCGAACGCAATTCATCGTCGTTCCAGAACATCGTTGTCATTTTCACGGTATCGGCGTTCATGACACCTACAACGACCAACGACACGATCGTCACCCAAGTGCGCATCCGTTGGCGGTACCACTCGGTCACCCCTTCCATCGAATCGTTGAACCATGTTTCGATTTTCGCGCGCAGGGTGTCAAAATGATTGGCGCTGCTGTGTAAAATAGCCAACAATCGTTCCCTGGTCGCAGGGTCCTTGATGGTTTTGATCCGCGCTTCGATCAGTTTGAATTGTTCTTCGTCTGAAAGCGAATCGTTTTTACCCAAAATCTCCAACACAGCACTTGCAAAGTTGCGCGAAGTGATCGATGTCGGGTCTCCCAACTTGTCTTTCAGCGGCGAACTGATCAAATGGTGCTTGTACAATTCGGCAACAAAACCATTGTAGTGCTTGTCATCAAGCAGCCTACCGAGTGCCATTTTCATGTGCTTTGCCCGAAGTTTGCTCAACTTGACGCCAAGCTCCACAATCCCGGAACATATAATGCTGATCGCGAAATAGGCGAATGCCAGACCGATGCCGACTTCGATGATTTCCGTTCCAAACATACTGGTTTTCTAAGTTTTAGGGGTAATTGGTACCCGGAATGGACCATTGACCACTCCAAGCAGGCACAATTTAGGAAATTCTTCATATTTCCCCACAGGAATTTGCTCAACGCAAAAAAGCAAAGGTGCAATGGAGTGAATCCTGCACCTCTGTCCTGCCTTGTGTCAAATTGTTCTTGAAATGAGCAACCTACTCTTGGTCAAGAAACTTTTCGTAACCTTTGATATTCAGCGCTTCCGCGCTTTCAATCACCTTTTTGCGCAACGTTTCTTTGTAGGCGACAATCTTGTCCAGCACTGCGGGATTGCTCGCACCAATGATCTGCGTGGCAAGGATTCCAGCATTTCTTGCACCGTTCAAAGCCACAGTCGCCACTGGAATGCCAGCAGGCATCTGCAAAATCGACAG
The nucleotide sequence above comes from Bacteroidota bacterium. Encoded proteins:
- a CDS encoding T9SS type A sorting domain-containing protein, with product MFNGLCTDNDNFNIKFDDAGPAYNTIACPITGGLTYHPSGNLATFNGTVPTGWWKLRIEDLFDQDGGTLTAWTLNICADNACTMTASVPNNTPVSCRNGNNGTATAAPTGGGGPYTYLWSNGATTASITGLVAGAYTCTVTDAWGCLATTTVTITQPAAVLAASTTPTATSCGLANGSATASATGGTAGYTYLWSNGATTQGISNVAAGTYTVTVTDTRNCTTTATAVVAASTGVSANATSNTPASCGQSNGTATVAATGGPGGYTYLWSNGATTQTITGVAAGSYTVTVTSGSPNCFAVGTVTVASLGNVTASVTQVQQSSCGLSNGSGTASPTGGTSYTYLWSNGATTQSVSGLAAGTYTVTVTDVSTCTATATLVINASNAVFASVPTFSPTTCGQNDGSAGAIGAGGNGNFTYLWSNGATTQNISGLGAGSYTVTVTDGVGCTGTSAVTIGASTAVTANIFNFTSTSCGLSNGVASAVAQGGSGAYTYLWSDGQTTAQANGLAAGNYTVTVTDQAGCTGTAVVTINASSAPSVAIGSQVNVNCFGTSTGSAVANPTGGTAPYTYLWSDGQTTATASNLAAGTYTVTVTDASNCTQTATITITEPASALSATSTVIDESNSGALDGSATATPNGGTAPYTYLWSNGQTGQTATGLAGGTYTCTVTDANGCTTVVTATVATLVAVEAGSAMGMEIYPNPSQGVFFVAFELDAAEDLTVTVYNKLGQKIWEKMVTQATSGRVEVNLGNVASGVYSVELKAGAEISTKKIVVGK
- a CDS encoding family 10 glycosylhydrolase, with product MRWRKILLGLLGLSVAVTVFGQSTMPPKREFRGAWICTLANLDWPSRANMHSDLQKNEFVKILNNLESAGMNAVFVQVRPAGDAFYPSKIAPWSQYISGRQGMPPSPFYDPLQFMVEECHERNMEFHAWFNPFRALSHINLSSVAKDNLINSRPDWFFNYGISKYFDPGVPEARHFLVRVIMEVVRNYDIDGIHLDDYFYPYPIAGQPIPDSRSFRTFGNGFNDIKAWRRHNVDAFVEELADSIFLNSPTVKFGISPFGVWRNDDEDLRGSGTIRALSAYDELYADTRKWLKYGWVDYMVPQLYWKIGSDRAAFDVLLEWWDKQSSDRHIYIGHAIYLLQSETKPSWAKASEFVNQVELCRSQDQVCGSAWFRCSTIMDNAGGIGNSMRYEMYNHPALVPSMPWIDSIPPNRPIDLKVYPQTDGLYLAWEAPEPAQDLDLPTYYVVYRFEEGQVNDLNDPRNILSLSRERHFLDLTAKAGQTYTYAVTSVDRLHNESERFIYRTIVYE